The genomic region CAAAGATAATTATCACTAATAATACTATTTTTAATATTACCAATACTATTATCTTTATTATATTTTTTATTATATTTATACCATTCTATACGACATCCCTACATTTAGCTTTAACATCCTTATTGATATCGATCGCGTCTTTACGGTATCCGCCAATAATATTTACGTTAGCCGTTCTTCTCCCTTTCGACACACTTGAGGTCTACTATAGTGCTTTGAAAAAGAAAGGAGCGGAAATAGGCGAAATTGTTGCAGTCTTACAACGTAATCCTCTCATAAGATATAATGAATTAAAAATTGAAACTAAATCAACATATAAATGGGCATTAATATACAGCGAAGTACTGTATAGATTAAATCCTGAAACAAAGGAAAATCCGCACATAATCATAACCGGTTCCTCCGGTTCAGGCAAATCATTCACTGCAGCAGTTATAGCTAAGTCATTAAGCAGAGTAGGTAATAGTCCATCAATACTTATTATAGATCCTCATGGAGAGTATAAGGATTATGTCAGAGATGCATTAATAGTGCAAGCAGACAAATATTCAATAAATCCTCTTGATCTTAACGGTAGGTCCCCGCGCCAGCGTGCTATCGAGGTTGCACTCATAATTTCTAGTATCTTTAATCTTGGCCCACTCCAATCAAGAATTCTTGAAGAGGCCATAATCATTGCATACGAATCAAGAGGAATAATTGAATCAGACAAAGAGACGTGGAAAACTGCTCCACCATCGCTTAAAGACGTTGCCTACATACTTCGAAAACTCGCACATAACGATAAGCGTGCAGACGTTGTAGCGATGTATATCGAGTCTTTAGTCTCGCGCATATTCGGAAAAACTAGTATAAGTATAAATAAATTGCTTGAAGCAAACAAACCAATAATACTAGATTTATCGGGTTTGAGTGAACGTACATGGCAACAATTATTCACGGAGCTATTTCTTGAAAAAATCTATGTATATCTTAAGGAGAAAGGCATTACTGACAAGCTAAGACTAATAATGATTATCGACGAAGCCCATCTGTTTGCTCGCAAAACTAAGCGCCGAAACGTAGTAACAAATATGGCTGCAGAATTGAGAAAATACGGCCTATCATTGATACTGGTTACGCAGAAATATGATGACGTTGATGACGCTATACTAGCTAACATAGGAACAAAGATAGCCCTTAGACATACTGAGCCAAAAACGGCTAAACAAGTAGCAGAGGCTCTTGCCTCTGGAATCGAGCAGGATGAACTAAAGGTACTAGTGGAGACTCTCAATATTGTTCCGCAAGGCTATGCAATTATACGTGATTATTATATAAATAAACCTCTTCTTGTAAAAATAATTCTTAATTAATATTTTGCTATTATTTTAAATAAGAATCAAAAACAATACCCTTTTGCATTAAATATTTAATAGGCAGTAACTCGTGTAACGTGTTCATGCAAGACATGTGGTAACGCGGAGGCATGATACAAGTGTCGGAAGAAGAAACAATTATTGAGGAGGGCGCCGAGGAAGAGCAAACAAGCGCAGCCGAAGCTGAGGATGTTGAAGAAACAGTTGAGATCGATATCAATGCATCCCTACTCGAAGCGATGGTTAAGAGAACCGAAATACTTGAAAAAGCGCTTAAAGGAGAAATAAGTGTTGAAGAGGCCCTTGCCCAGCTTCAAGCAACACCGGTACCCGTATTAGGAGGCTCAAAACGAAGACGGAAGAGAAGATGAAATTAATACTGGTTTGTAAATAGTTATATGTATCTCAAAAAGCCTTCTTTACTTCAACTTCGTACCCGAGCGCCTTCAGAGCATTTACCAGGAGATCTACTGATATTCTCCTATCAAAAATTATTACAGCATATGGCTTATCATCTTCTTTTATCAATTTAACTTTATCAACAATTGCTTCGCCCTTTATATAATCGTCAGCCTTATGCGGCGGGGCCAAATAATCTTTAAATTTCTTTCTCATATATTCATAAAATTCATCAAAATTTTTCAAATATCGAAGCGTCTCCTGTATATCATTCGGTGTTTTACCTAGCATCTCTGATATCTTTTCAAGAAGTTCTATTGCTTCGTCCCGAGGAAGTTTTACACTCTTATACTTTGCAAAATCTACTTCTAGGATTATGGTCTTTTGGATACTCAACGATACTACACCCCTTGAAGAGAATATGCCTAGTCCAAGTAATAAACCTGAATACCAAAATAGAGGATGCGGCATCATCCCTCAGAGCGGCCTACAAAACGGGGCATTAAGCAAATGTACCCCGCCGCGATTACCGCGCATCATCGGTCAGCCATTAGTAATATTTTCATTGTGTAGACGGGCTTTTATTCACTAGAGTGCTAAGAATACTAGCTGTTGCGTGGAGGTGAAAACCTGTGAGCATATATTGGGAGCGGTGTAGCATTTGTGGAAGACATCGCCCTACAAGGCAGTGTTGGCTTCATCCGGAGAGAAATGTCTGCCCCTATTGTTGCTTAGCTTGCCCCGAGAGACCGCATTGCCCTAGGCCAGCTTGGTTTCCATCAATAAAAGCCGTAGAAAGAAGGCCGCCGAGGGATGTTGAGGCTAAAAAAGCCTTGGAAGAATTGCTTAGAAAGCTGGAAAGCAGCTAGACTCTTGGCGAAACCCAGTAAACCAATATACCGCCACCCGGTAAGTCAAAGCTAAGCCTCATAGGCAATGATTCACCATACTGCAATGTAACTGTATCTGCAGCACTGGTAGCTTTCAGAGTAGCCTTGAGCAGATCTATGGAGTACTTTGCCGTTATGGGCGGGTTACCGGTTACATCCAAGCTTAATAATGGATCTCCCTGGAGAAGTATGCCTTTGTACCTCTTTTGCGTCGACTCCGCGTGAACTTCTATCTTATCCTCAAGCGTTCTAAACTCAACCTCATCGCTCACAATCTTGGCATCATTAATTACATTCTTAAAGTCCTCTGCCATCATTCTTGCAGTAACACTTAACTCGACTTGGGGCTCACTTAGCTCCTCCACAACGCCTTCACGCAATGGTACATAAAATGAGCGCACTATTCCGGTTTTCTTGTCATGAAAGTTTACCTCCAGTCGCCTATGTTCTTCGTCGAGTTTCAACTCTACTATATCGTTTCTTGTACCCCTTTTCGCTATTCGATTGAGCTCGTCTGAGCTCACAATAAACGTCTTTTTCTCCTCCTGGAGCTCATAAGAATCGAATACAGTAACGGGGAGCCTTAGAATAATCATTGTTGTCTTATCGGGGGTTAATGCCCTAACCTCAAGGCCTTCAGCTGTGGCTATAAACGGTATCTCGTCCATAACTTTCGCTATAGTCTGTACTATATACTTAAACTTAGTCGCAGCAGGATAGACGGCTCTAAAGCTCATGCCCTACACCTTCCTAATATAGAACTAAGTTAAAGAGAACCTTATTTATGCCTGAGGCTATGATTCGTTAGCAGAAACGGCAATGATGCAGCTCTACCCGCCTCGACAAAAACGTGCCGGATGAAGATCTAACCACCGACTGAGCCCCTTATACGGCATACATTAATGTACAACAATTTGCTTACTTGTTGCAAAGTTATCTCGGGCTATGCTTCTGAAACGTTGCGCGTCTTCAAACATGTAAATATTATTAAACATTACATAGATATCTGATATGTCGTTATTAACAATATACTTCTCAATTATTTTGACTAGCCTTGATAAGTCTTCATCAGTGTATTTATAACGATAATTTACTTCACGACCGCCAAGGCCGTGCAGCCTGAAGTAAAGCACCGATTGACTCTGGCAAATAATTGGTTCATCGCGTAAGGGATCAACTATGTGTATGATGCCATAGTTACACATAATTGATTGCAACACTTCTTTATGATTACGCCATGTCCCTCTGGGCTCCCAGCCGATTACGATTTTCCCTTTATCTTCAATGTACCCAGTAGCTTCTTTGAAGAACTCCCTAACCATAGTTGCGTTCTCCTCGCTATATCCAAAACTGGGCGGCGTCTGCAATACTATCACATGTGCGTTAAGTATAGCCGCTATCTCAACAGTTTTAATCCATGCACTAAGATTCTCTCTTGTTGGCTTCATATATCCATAGTTTTCCTTTTTTCCGGGAGGTGGTTGACGAAGTCTACGCCAGGTCGGGCTTGATGCCGGATGTGTTATAACCTGCCACGCTTTCATATTGAAACGGAAGTCTGTGGGAGCCTCATTTCGCCATTTTTCAGCCGTTTTCTTCTCTGGCAAATTATAAAATGTTTGTTGAAGCTCTACAGTCTTAAAATGTTCAAAGTATTTTTTCCTAGCTACGGGGAACCCGCAGCACCCAACCCAGATCTGAGAAACAGGCAAGGAAAGACCCCTGCCGGAGACTGCCCAGTATCGTATTTTTGTTAAGCTTACTCGTAGGCTCCTACGGTTCGTTCATTACTATAAGTATTATTTATCTCTAAAAAAGTACAAGATTCAAACTATAGCATGTTTCTTATCTTATCAACGCTTCAACGAACGAGCTTGTATGAATCTTACAACATCAAGGTTAGATAGCTCAGATTTTATTTCCTCGATGTCTTTCGACGACTTCGACACATCCACCACTATCACGCACTCAGCGAATTCTCCTCTCTTTATTGAAGTACACTGCGATATTACTATATCTGCGCCAAGTTCTGCCAAACGACTAGCTACTTTAGCTAACGCGCCAGGAACATCCTTTATCTCAATACGGAGTTCGTATAGCTTTGCTTCCGTGCTTGGCAGAGGCGTCAATATTATTTCACGTCTATCTGCATCAGCGATAAGTATGAGATTCATGCCTTCAACTATATTTAGTGCCTCGCGAACAACTAGCGGGATAGTTACTCTTCCCTTGCTATCGACTTTCACTATCTCGGTTGTTCTCATTTTCCCAACCGTTTACCATAAAGTATTGTAAAACTTAAAATGGATTTTGTTGCTTATTCGGATACATTCTCCTTGTTTTCAACAATATCTATGATCTTCTTCGCTAATTCAAGTATGATCTTTGCCGCCTCACTATCAGGGTATTTGACGAAGAAGGGCTCACCACTATCGTTTGCACGTGATATTCTTGGGTCGATCGGTATCTCTGCTAGGAACGGCACATTATATTTCTCTGCTATCTTTCTTCCAGCGCCTTCACCAAAGATGTAATGCTTTGATCCATCGGGACACTTGAAATAACTCATATTTTCAACGATGCCGAGTATGGGGGCATTTAGTTTCCGGGCAAAGTTGATTGCCTTGGCAACAACAATTCGTGAAACATCAGACGGGATTGTAACTATTATTGTCCCCGTTAAGTCCTTTATAAGTTGGACTATTGTGAGTTGCTCGTCACCAGTGCCAGGCGGAAGATCGATAAGAAGGTAATCAAGTGTGCCCCATTCAGCATATGCTAACATTTCTCGTATAGCAGATGTAGATAGAGGACCTCTCCAAATAACTGGTGTGTCTTCTGAGGGCAACATGATTCCTATGGATAGCACCTTTACTCCCAAAGGAGCAATTACTGGAAGTATGCGACCGTCGTCTGTTGCCATAACCGGCTGTCCTGCAACCCCCATCATTTTAGGTATTGATGGTCCATAAATGTCTGCATCAAGAACGCCCACTTGACGGCCAAGATAGGCTAGTGCAAAAGCGAGACTTGCAGTTACAAATGACTTACCTACTCCTCCTTTACCGCTAAGTATTGCTATCTTATATTTTATTTTTTCTAAATTCTTTCTAACTCTTTCTTCTTGTTCTCTTATCTTTTTTATAGCCTCTATACGAGCCTTTACTTCGGGGGGGACATTGCGCGATGCCGACACGGTAGCCACCTCTAACTCTAACCGATTAGTGCGTTGTTGCCAGCGTTCTCTTATTAACATTCCCATATTTACAAGTGTTAATGGGGTATTCTTATACTTGTAATACGAATGCACTTCACGGTATAAGTATGAGGCCAAAAAGAGAGAACCTTTACGATAAACGGGTAGTATCAACTTATGTTTTGGATGTAATGCATAACTTCTACAGCTATAAAGAGATCTCCATGCTAACAGGTATACCTATTTCAATGATAAGCCGCTATTTACGTAGAAAAACTTTACCAAGCGAAAAAATGGCCAATAAAATAATAAAAAAGTTTCTTCAAAATAAGAATATTATTGAAAGATTTATAACTCTCTTACAAGAAGAACCTGATCTTTTATATACGCAAAAAGTATCCGAAATTATAAACCTCGTAATACTCAATAATTATGCGGAATTGCTTAGTAATATTGACTTTATTATTGGATTTAATGATCCGACCATACTCATAGCCACTAAGCTTTCGGAACGCGAACAAAAAGATATTCTAATTTTGCATTTTGTTCCAATAGTTCCTTATTTAAACGCGGACTGCTTCTCTCTAACGAGTTCGCGATTTATATTCTATGTGTGTGCAAAAAGAGGATACAGAACCCGATATAGGTCATTAAGGGCACTTTTACTTTATCCATTAATTATTCCTATAGAATTGGCTAATGATATTAAAACGAGAATAATACAAGAACTTAGACTTTCCGCACTTAAGATACTAATACTTTCCTGTATGGATAAAAACAAGATAACTGAGAATAGAGACTTTATTTGTATATCTGGGCGCGATGACCGAGGTTTTAAACACTGACAGAGGGGAAATGATGACGAACCCACGCCGGGAGCCCCAGTTATTAGTTGATGAGAACTTTTTGAAGGCGTTTGCAAGTATTAATGATTGCCGATATGTTGCTATATTGCTAAGAAATAATGACACCATTATTGGCTACTTATATAAAGTCATGCTTTCGCTTAGCGGGGACAACGATGAACTTGTTAGATTAGGGTACATATTATACCTAAATAGAGTAAATAAATGCACAAATAATATTTCTGTTGATTCCCTTTTATATATATGCAGAGAAGAGAATAAGCTAATACTAGTTATAGACAGAGAGGATGTCTTTACCGATATACTTAAGTGTATTAATATTAGGGAAAAGGAGGCTTCTGAAAAATCGCCAAAAATTATTTGTTTATACGCTATTGAAGAATTGAGCGAAAAACTAGGATGTATTACTGCTTATTGATAACTTAGGAGGGCGCTAGGACCGCAATAACGAGGCTAAGCAAAGGTGCTGATGATTGTTTGTGAAGTTTAAAATATGCAGATGGCTTGAGAGGAGCGAATTCCAATCTATTATTAGACTTGCGACCTACTTGGGCAGAGAATCGGGCTGCAGTCTCTTTATGATAACTTTAGATGGTAATAGCTATGCAAAGAAGATTGAGGAAATTATAGAATTTATTGAAAGATTTGGGGGAGAATTGGATACAGACTCCAGACTATTGATTGAAAAAATTCAAAACGAACTAAGAAAAGTCATTATAAGAAAAGATGAGAAAGGATATATTATCAAATCCCAGAGTTATCTAAACGATTATCTCACATACTTTAGGGAAAGAGGGCTAGTAAGGTACTCGCGCATTAAGCAAGGCTTTATTGTAAAGCCTTATGCTATTGCAGATATAATCGAACGATTAGAGCTTGAAGGATTCAAAATAATCGATGAAACTAGTCTTATAAGACCTAATAACATAGATATAGAGTTTAAAGGTAATCTACGTGATTATCAGCTTGAAGCCCTTGAAGCCTGGCGCAATAACAAGTTTAGAGGCGTAATAGTACTACCCACTGGCACGGGGAAGACCATAATAGGAGTTGCGGCTATAGCATCACTCAAAGTACCAACCCTTATTGTAGTTTATACGAGGGAACAGCTCCTTGAGTGGATGAACAAGATAGCAACGTTTACAGACAATGGCAAACGACTTATTGGTGCTTTCTACTCGGACGAAAAGGAAATTAAACCAATTACCATCACAACCTACCAATCAGCTCACAGAAATATCGATATATTGAAAGATAAGTTCTCGCTTCTAATCGTTGATGAGGCCCATCACCTTCCTGCTGACAAATTTAAGCGGATAGCCGAAGAAGTCCTTTCCCCTTATCGCTTAGGTTTATCAGCGACACCTTACCGGGAAGACGGTAGACATGAAGAGCTATTCAGTCTCATAGGCGGAATAGTATATAGACGAACATTAAGCGAGTTAATGGAGCAAGGCTACGTGGCGCCCTTCGAAATAATACCTGTAGTTGTACGTCCAGAACGCGATATACTAGCAAAATATCGTGAAATTAGAAAGAAGTTTATTACATTAGCAAGGGGACGTAGTATTGAAGAACTAGTAAGAGCTGCAGCCGTGGGCGATAACTCAGCTCGGCAAGCAATTCAGCTTATGAATCAAGCTAGAAAGCTTCTTATAAGCTCAAAAGCCAAACTTGAAAAACTTAAAGAGATTTTCGAAAGGGAGTATAATGCGGGCTCGAAAATACTTATTTTTACTCAATACGTTGAGCAAGCAGAGATTATAGGAAAGAACCTTGGGATACCAGTTATTACAAGTAAAACAAACAAAAATATTAGGAATATAATATTTAACTTATTTAAAAACGGGAGATATAGGGCTTTAGTTTTAACAACTCTAGGCGACGAAGGAATTGATATCCCTGATGCAAACGTCGGAATAGTTGTGTCAGGAACCTCTTCTCGGAGACAGTTCATTCAAAGACTTGGAAGATTACTTCGTCCGGGCAAGTCTAAAACTGCACGGCTCTATTATATAGCGCTCAAAGGCACACATGAGGAAACAACGATGAGGAAAGTCTTGTCTAAGGTAAAAGAGTATCTAGGCTAATAGAATAAAAATTATACAGGAATTGAGTAAAACATGGTGCATCCTTCTTATATGCCTCTAGGGTAGAGAAAGTTATGACGGCAGGAAGGTAGTGGCTAACGAGGGAGACAATAATGCAACTGTTGAAGAATCAAGGCAAGTTTGATGTGGCTTATGATATTGTTGCCCCTGATATAAGTCTCGGCGGGACCGGGAATCAGACGAAATATTCTATGAATTTTAACCTATATCACGAACCTAGTTCTGTTAAGAGCGCTTTTCTAGATTTAGCTGTACTTGTCAAAGATCTTAGCGTTAGAAGATGGAAAATTTCTATAGCAGATGTGGTATTAACTAGAGAATTTAAGCCTCAAAATTGCAGAAAAATTAGCAATGGATATGTCTGTAAGCTCGTATTCGATGTAACGCCCATTATCAAGTCAAAGATGACTGATGAGTATAATGTAGAGATAAACTATTTAGAACTAAAAGAGCTTACACTGCTTCATATAGGTCTTTTAACCGTGTACAATGACGAGAACGCATCAAGTAAATACATATATGTTGTTGAGCCTATAGTTATTGAGGCTAACAGATCAATAAGCATAGACATAGATCAGCCAATGAGCGAGGCAAACATCAAAATGAGCATATATTTGCCTCACGCATCAGCAAAGCTGTTAATAAAGGGCGATGGGTATGAAAAAGCGTTAACAGAATATAGGGGGACAATAGAGTATACGGGTCAAGTCGGAAGCATAAAGACACTAATGCTTTCACATATTGGAAACGCTACTTACCTACCTAGGGAGATTATCATTCCAGCAATGTTAATATATGAAACTACAGCACCAAAACCAGTAATAGATGTAAGAATGGCTACAAGACGTGAGTATGATACTGTTAGCATTGAGATACGAAACAGTGGGGAGAAGAAAGTAACAAACATGATAGTAGTTAGCATCTCTCTAGGCAATATCATAGAGCGCAAGATTATCGATGAGCTCAATCCTGGTGAAACAAAGGTAATAAATGTAAAAATTAATCCAGAAGCTTTAACAACAATACGTGTTATATGGAAGCATAAAGGTGAAAACTTTATTAGAGAAATAAAGGTACGAAGTTCCTAGCGTCGGCTTTAAATACAACACCATAGCTAGAATGATGAATTACTCCCGGACTGATTAAGCCAGAATGAAGATAACTTACCCAGCTGAATTATTAATATATTTATCAAGTCTATTATTAACTACGTTCCTAATGAATTCTTCTAGTTCGATTGCCTTTAATTTTTGAATATTAACTTTATATCTTGTTCCAACATCTTCAAGGCTTTGGCTATCTAGTGGAATTATATACCATTTTCCTCCCTTAAATCGTACTGCAAGGAGAGTCTGCGCGTTTGCTCTTGCTGCAAAATCTTTCAATTTTCTAACTTTTTCTTTATCAAGGTATATTATATGGTCCTTATTGCTTCTATATTTGACTTCAAAAACATATACATTTCCTTTATATATTGCTACAACATCTGGGTAAAAGATTTTACGAGCACCTGAACCGCTAGCAGGGCCTCGAATTACTGCAAACCCCCTAGACCAGAGCTTTTGAACAAGTTCACGCTCGGCTCTGAATCCTCTCTTTCGTCTATTCATTTCTCGTTCATCCTATCATGTTGATTCTTATATTGACGCCATACTTGTCTTCAAGCTTTCTTATTCTCTTCATCTTCTTCATCAGAGCTCTTGCCGCAACTCTCGGCACATTGACAACTATGGTACCGTCTTGTACCTCTACCTGTGCCCCTGGAATCATCCTCTCAATAATTCTTTTAATTTTCTCTGCGGGCCCTTGTGCTTGCACAGACTTAACCGGCACAACAACAGTTTGCTCTCCGAATGTATATATCTCGTATTCAAGTTCGTCTGTGAGCACATCTCTTACCTCCACGACAGGTCTTGCAAGCTCTGCTTCACGTAGCCCTGTTGGCAGTTTCACCGTCATTCTCAGACCATACACTTTTTCAACACTCCCCTTATTTATGAAAATAACTGTATCTATGATGCTAGGCAACATTCCTATATCAACACGCCTTATGAATCGTTGAACCGCATCAATAGGCGATGTTGCATGTACAACTCCTATCATACCGATACCCGCAAGGCGTAAATCAATGTATAGACGGAAGTCCTCATCTGTTCGTAGTTCGTCAAATACAGTATAGTCCGGCCTACTTAGGAGCAGTATATCGTGGAGTTCACCTAGCTCTGCAAAACTCTTAGAGTACTGAGTTATCTGAGGAGGCAAACTCATATCCCTAGGAGATTCTATTGTCTTCACTACTTTGCCTTTTGATGAGTAATATTCTGCAAGAGCCTGGGCAAACGTTGTCTTACCCATGCCAGGAGCTC from Pyrofollis japonicus harbors:
- a CDS encoding DUF72 domain-containing protein codes for the protein MPVSQIWVGCCGFPVARKKYFEHFKTVELQQTFYNLPEKKTAEKWRNEAPTDFRFNMKAWQVITHPASSPTWRRLRQPPPGKKENYGYMKPTRENLSAWIKTVEIAAILNAHVIVLQTPPSFGYSEENATMVREFFKEATGYIEDKGKIVIGWEPRGTWRNHKEVLQSIMCNYGIIHIVDPLRDEPIICQSQSVLYFRLHGLGGREVNYRYKYTDEDLSRLVKIIEKYIVNNDISDIYVMFNNIYMFEDAQRFRSIARDNFATSKQIVVH
- a CDS encoding ATP-binding protein gives rise to the protein MDTKDKRILFTLSVALATLLLPSQIFLIVAPLIGITIILITLSFSTIVYVIITNILLIPLNIIYTDFLSTREWMLHPTTLQSLIAVIIFYPILGFIIIIMILRKIKTDLPVERVFSNLSIAVSHYVDNFCIVQSKLPLLYSLLSILLFILAKYSSKIIITNNTIFNITNTIIFIIFFIIFIPFYTTSLHLALTSLLISIASLRYPPIIFTLAVLLPFDTLEVYYSALKKKGAEIGEIVAVLQRNPLIRYNELKIETKSTYKWALIYSEVLYRLNPETKENPHIIITGSSGSGKSFTAAVIAKSLSRVGNSPSILIIDPHGEYKDYVRDALIVQADKYSINPLDLNGRSPRQRAIEVALIISSIFNLGPLQSRILEEAIIIAYESRGIIESDKETWKTAPPSLKDVAYILRKLAHNDKRADVVAMYIESLVSRIFGKTSISINKLLEANKPIILDLSGLSERTWQQLFTELFLEKIYVYLKEKGITDKLRLIMIIDEAHLFARKTKRRNVVTNMAAELRKYGLSLILVTQKYDDVDDAILANIGTKIALRHTEPKTAKQVAEALASGIEQDELKVLVETLNIVPQGYAIIRDYYINKPLLVKIILN
- a CDS encoding ACT domain-containing protein; translation: MRTTEIVKVDSKGRVTIPLVVREALNIVEGMNLILIADADRREIILTPLPSTEAKLYELRIEIKDVPGALAKVASRLAELGADIVISQCTSIKRGEFAECVIVVDVSKSSKDIEEIKSELSNLDVVRFIQARSLKR
- the hjc gene encoding Holliday junction resolvase Hjc — its product is MNRRKRGFRAERELVQKLWSRGFAVIRGPASGSGARKIFYPDVVAIYKGNVYVFEVKYRSNKDHIIYLDKEKVRKLKDFAARANAQTLLAVRFKGGKWYIIPLDSQSLEDVGTRYKVNIQKLKAIELEEFIRNVVNNRLDKYINNSAG
- a CDS encoding RNA polymerase subunit Rpo13, giving the protein MIQVSEEETIIEEGAEEEQTSAAEAEDVEETVEIDINASLLEAMVKRTEILEKALKGEISVEEALAQLQATPVPVLGGSKRRRKRR
- a CDS encoding DEAD/DEAH box helicase is translated as MKFKICRWLERSEFQSIIRLATYLGRESGCSLFMITLDGNSYAKKIEEIIEFIERFGGELDTDSRLLIEKIQNELRKVIIRKDEKGYIIKSQSYLNDYLTYFRERGLVRYSRIKQGFIVKPYAIADIIERLELEGFKIIDETSLIRPNNIDIEFKGNLRDYQLEALEAWRNNKFRGVIVLPTGTGKTIIGVAAIASLKVPTLIVVYTREQLLEWMNKIATFTDNGKRLIGAFYSDEKEIKPITITTYQSAHRNIDILKDKFSLLIVDEAHHLPADKFKRIAEEVLSPYRLGLSATPYREDGRHEELFSLIGGIVYRRTLSELMEQGYVAPFEIIPVVVRPERDILAKYREIRKKFITLARGRSIEELVRAAAVGDNSARQAIQLMNQARKLLISSKAKLEKLKEIFEREYNAGSKILIFTQYVEQAEIIGKNLGIPVITSKTNKNIRNIIFNLFKNGRYRALVLTTLGDEGIDIPDANVGIVVSGTSSRRQFIQRLGRLLRPGKSKTARLYYIALKGTHEETTMRKVLSKVKEYLG
- a CDS encoding DNA polymerase sliding clamp; the encoded protein is MSFRAVYPAATKFKYIVQTIAKVMDEIPFIATAEGLEVRALTPDKTTMIILRLPVTVFDSYELQEEKKTFIVSSDELNRIAKRGTRNDIVELKLDEEHRRLEVNFHDKKTGIVRSFYVPLREGVVEELSEPQVELSVTARMMAEDFKNVINDAKIVSDEVEFRTLEDKIEVHAESTQKRYKGILLQGDPLLSLDVTGNPPITAKYSIDLLKATLKATSAADTVTLQYGESLPMRLSFDLPGGGILVYWVSPRV
- a CDS encoding Mrp/NBP35 family ATP-binding protein, encoding MSASRNVPPEVKARIEAIKKIREQEERVRKNLEKIKYKIAILSGKGGVGKSFVTASLAFALAYLGRQVGVLDADIYGPSIPKMMGVAGQPVMATDDGRILPVIAPLGVKVLSIGIMLPSEDTPVIWRGPLSTSAIREMLAYAEWGTLDYLLIDLPPGTGDEQLTIVQLIKDLTGTIIVTIPSDVSRIVVAKAINFARKLNAPILGIVENMSYFKCPDGSKHYIFGEGAGRKIAEKYNVPFLAEIPIDPRISRANDSGEPFFVKYPDSEAAKIILELAKKIIDIVENKENVSE